A genomic stretch from Clavelina lepadiformis chromosome 5, kaClaLepa1.1, whole genome shotgun sequence includes:
- the LOC143460055 gene encoding low-density lipoprotein receptor-like isoform X1, giving the protein MQYSSKGLNKTMKLRCHLLPTLMLWILYLIFVLCMFEQLMVVDSIGIPCTKENNKFLCENQNCISNKWVCDGEDDCRDNSDELHCNNITCQEQEFRCNNSVCVSRKWLCDGEDDCKDNSDEEPALCNNMTCTDDQFVCEESKKCFPKSWKCDGEADCKDESDEAGCPAQHCKENEFTCKNFECITKIWRCDGEDDCYDGSDEEGCPPRHCQETEFKCSKKEKCIPKAWKCDDDADCDDESDEINCPKKDTPKCVVGYFPCQEGYATCMLNSWACDGDVDCPDGSDERNCNTTSNICPTDHFACDSRLCILKTKVCDRISDCRDGSDEKHCVDSETCDRSVSYKCKNGSCIPRHKLCDHRHDCPLGDDETKGFNKCFYNECSQHNGNCSHICTDRQQGYECSCPYGYQLDSTGKLCEDIDECEAGKYKCDQKCINIKGDYKCDCYAGFKLEGFSKCKLVNSSSQKAYLIFSDKIKIRRISIKRGKFMSVLADGLKHVSGVALNIKKRTLFWTDLKDETIKSSNQATEGDASTVGMSFYSKVIDDNLASPKAMFSSSTVRTPVSLAVDWINEHLYWTDLTLSKITVSFTNGSFPKTIATVKDNMSPFSIAVHPEKGYMFVSLFGSSKSRIARYWMNGEKRTDIITEDIAEASGITIDFHENRLFWLDVKLRRLSSCDFDGKKRRTILDVYNYLRQPRGIAVLNENVYWTDQHSLQSCNKITGNNIKMIDPRLTLPMDLQVDHPSAQPNFTEHCRHHTCQFLCLPIPETTITSARYACACPNGYVTDPVESSKCKEVSAVPTSSSAVTKKSSTDIVDSTQVILAQSTTDSPSPPIQVNPGIQTGTKVAIVICIIGSAALLCATLCGAFRWYRKRSMRMSMNFDNPVYRKTTTTVPEVNHNGSVPRVGSRLHLMDDDQLEEENRERRNSVGSGSTDEHVYQPVQRVSTEGDDISEVSFSDKRYLVS; this is encoded by the exons atgcaatatAGTAGTAAGGGGcttaataaaacaatgaaattacGGTGTCATTTACTTCCAACTTTAATGTTGTGGATATTGTACTTGATTTTTGTGCTGTGCATGTTTGAACAACTGATGGTTGTAG ACTCCATTGGTATACCTTGCactaaagaaaacaacaaatttttatgtgaaaatcAAAACTGCATATCAAATAAATGGGTGTGTGATGGAGAAGATGATTGTAGAGACAACTCAGATGAACTTCACTGCA ATAACATAACTTGCCAAGAACAGGAATTTCGCTGCAATAATAGCGTCTGTGTATCGCGCAAGTGGCTTTGCGATGGTGAGGACGACTGCAAAGACAATTCAGATGAAGAACCGGCCCTTTGTA ACAACATGACATGTACTGACGACCAGTTTGTATGtgaagaaagcaaaaaatgttttccaaaatCTTGGAAATGTGACGGTGAAGCGGACTGCAAAGATGAAAGTGACGAAGCAGGATGTCCA GCCCAGCACTGCAAAGAAAATGAATTTAcatgcaaaaattttgaatgcaTCACCAAAATTTGGAGGTGTGATGGAGAAGATGACTGTTATGATGGGTCTGATGAGGAAGGCTGTCCACCCAGACATTGCCAAG AGACTGAATTCAAATGCAGCAAAAAGGAGAAGTGCATTCCAAAAGCCTGGAAGTGTGATGATGATGCAGATTGTGATGACGAATCAGATGAAATAAATTGCCCAAAGAAAGATACACCCAA GTGTGTTGTTGGCTACTTTCCATGCCAAGAAGGATACGCTACCTGCATGCTCAACTCTTGGGCATGTGATGGGGATGTGGATTGCCCAGATGGTTCTGATGAGCGTAATTGCA ATACAACATCCAATATCTGTCCAACTGACCACTTTGCTTGCGACAGCAGGCTTTGTATACTGAAAACTAAGGTGTGTGACAGAATTTCAGATTGCCGTGATGGCTCCGATGAAAAGCACTGCGTAG ATTCTGAGACTTGCGATCGCAGTGTGTcatataaatgcaaaaatggATCTTGCATACCACGTCACAAACTTTGTGATCACAGACATGACTGCCCACTTGGAGATGATGAAACAAAAGGATTTAACAAATGTT tttacaacGAATGCAGTCAGCACAACGGCAATTGTTCCCATATATGCACAGATCGACAGCAAGGTTATGAATGCTCGTGTCCGTATGGATATCAGCTGGATAGTACTGGAAAACTATGTGAAG ATATCGATGAATGTGAAGCTGGAAAATATAAGTGCGATCAGAAATGCATCAATATCAAGGGCGATTATAAGTGTGATTGCTATGCTGGGTTTAAACTTGAAGGGTTTTCCAAATGCAAACTTGTAAATTCTTCCAGCCAAAAAGCTTATCTTATTTTCTCagacaaaatcaaaatcagGAGAATCAGCATTAAGAG AGGAAAGTTTATGTCGGTTCTTGCTGATGGTCTAAAACATGTGTCTGGTGTTGCTTTAAACATCAAGAAGCGAACTTTGTTCTGGACTGATCTTAAGGACGAGACAATTAAAAG TTCAAATCAAGCAACTGAAGGAGATGCAAGCACTGTGGGCATGTCCTTTTACAG CAAAGTTATTGACGACAATCTTGCCAGTCCAAAGGCAATGTTCTCAAGCAGCACTGTGCGAACGCCTGTTTCCCTGGCCGTGGATTGGATTAACGAACATCTCTATTGGACTGATTTAACCCTATCGAAGATAACAGTATCATTTACAAATGGGTCATTCCCGAAAACCATTGCAACTGTCAAAGACAACATGTCACCTTTTTCCATAGCAGTTCATCCtgaaaaagg GTATATGTTCGTGAGTTTGTTTGGATCAAGCAAATCCAGAATTGCAAGATACTGGATGAATGGAGAGAAACGGACAGACATTATTACTGAAGACATTGCAGAGGCTAGCGGTATTACCATAG attttcatgaaaatcGGTTGTTTTGGCTGGATGTCAAACTTCGCCGGTTGTCTTCGTGTGACTTTGATGGCAAGAAGAGAAGAACAATTTTAGACGTTTATAATTACCTTCGGCAGCCACGTGGTATTGCGGTCTTGAATGAAAATG TTTACTGGACGGACCAGCATAGCTTGCAGAGTTGCAACAAAATAACGGGGAATAATATAAAGATGATCGATCCTCGTCTTACTTTACCAATGGATTTGCAAGTCGACCACCCAAGCGCGCAACCCAACT TTACGGAGCATTGTCGCCATCACACGTGCCAGTTCTTGTGTCTTCCTATACCTGAAACGACGATAACTTCCGCGCGTTACGCATGTGCCTGTCCCAATGGTTATGTTACCGATCCAGTCGAATCGTCGAAGTGCAAAGAAG TTTCAGCTGTTCCGACATCGTCCAGTGCAGTAACTAAAAAGTCTAGCACTGACATTGTAGACTCAACTCAAGTGATATTAG CCCAATCCACTACTGACAGTCCATCTCCGCCCATTCAAGTTAATCCAGGCATTCAAACCGGCACCAAGGTCGCCATCGTTATTTGCATAATAG GTTCAGCGGCGCTATTATGCGCGACTCTGTGTGGTGCATTCCGTTGGTACCGGAAGCGTTCAATGCGCATGAGCATGAATTTCGACAACCCAGTCTACCGTAAGACCACCACGACAGTACCTGAGGTAAATCACAACGGTTCAGTACCACGCGTGGGATCTCGACTTCACTTGATGGACGACGATCAGCTGGAGGAGGAGAATCGTGAAAGACGGAACTCAGTCGGCTCGGGATCTACCGACGAACACGTTTACCAGCCG GTTCAGAGAGTTTCTACGGAGGGTGACGACATTTCGGAGGTTTCCTTTTCGGATAAGCGTTACTTGGTCTCCTAG
- the LOC143460055 gene encoding low-density lipoprotein receptor-like isoform X2 — protein MQYSSKGLNKTMKLRCHLLPTLMLWILYLIFVLCMFEQLMVVDSIGIPCTKENNKFLCENQNCISNKWVCDGEDDCRDNSDELHCNNITCQEQEFRCNNSVCVSRKWLCDGEDDCKDNSDEEPALCNNMTCTDDQFVCEESKKCFPKSWKCDGEADCKDESDEAGCPAQHCKENEFTCKNFECITKIWRCDGEDDCYDGSDEEGCPPRHCQETEFKCSKKEKCIPKAWKCDDDADCDDESDEINCPKKDTPKCVVGYFPCQEGYATCMLNSWACDGDVDCPDGSDERNCNTTSNICPTDHFACDSRLCILKTKVCDRISDCRDGSDEKHCVDSETCDRSVSYKCKNGSCIPRHKLCDHRHDCPLGDDETKGFNKCFYNECSQHNGNCSHICTDRQQGYECSCPYGYQLDSTGKLCEDIDECEAGKYKCDQKCINIKGDYKCDCYAGFKLEGFSKCKLVNSSSQKAYLIFSDKIKIRRISIKRGKFMSVLADGLKHVSGVALNIKKRTLFWTDLKDETIKSKVIDDNLASPKAMFSSSTVRTPVSLAVDWINEHLYWTDLTLSKITVSFTNGSFPKTIATVKDNMSPFSIAVHPEKGYMFVSLFGSSKSRIARYWMNGEKRTDIITEDIAEASGITIDFHENRLFWLDVKLRRLSSCDFDGKKRRTILDVYNYLRQPRGIAVLNENVYWTDQHSLQSCNKITGNNIKMIDPRLTLPMDLQVDHPSAQPNFTEHCRHHTCQFLCLPIPETTITSARYACACPNGYVTDPVESSKCKEVSAVPTSSSAVTKKSSTDIVDSTQVILAQSTTDSPSPPIQVNPGIQTGTKVAIVICIIGSAALLCATLCGAFRWYRKRSMRMSMNFDNPVYRKTTTTVPEVNHNGSVPRVGSRLHLMDDDQLEEENRERRNSVGSGSTDEHVYQPVQRVSTEGDDISEVSFSDKRYLVS, from the exons atgcaatatAGTAGTAAGGGGcttaataaaacaatgaaattacGGTGTCATTTACTTCCAACTTTAATGTTGTGGATATTGTACTTGATTTTTGTGCTGTGCATGTTTGAACAACTGATGGTTGTAG ACTCCATTGGTATACCTTGCactaaagaaaacaacaaatttttatgtgaaaatcAAAACTGCATATCAAATAAATGGGTGTGTGATGGAGAAGATGATTGTAGAGACAACTCAGATGAACTTCACTGCA ATAACATAACTTGCCAAGAACAGGAATTTCGCTGCAATAATAGCGTCTGTGTATCGCGCAAGTGGCTTTGCGATGGTGAGGACGACTGCAAAGACAATTCAGATGAAGAACCGGCCCTTTGTA ACAACATGACATGTACTGACGACCAGTTTGTATGtgaagaaagcaaaaaatgttttccaaaatCTTGGAAATGTGACGGTGAAGCGGACTGCAAAGATGAAAGTGACGAAGCAGGATGTCCA GCCCAGCACTGCAAAGAAAATGAATTTAcatgcaaaaattttgaatgcaTCACCAAAATTTGGAGGTGTGATGGAGAAGATGACTGTTATGATGGGTCTGATGAGGAAGGCTGTCCACCCAGACATTGCCAAG AGACTGAATTCAAATGCAGCAAAAAGGAGAAGTGCATTCCAAAAGCCTGGAAGTGTGATGATGATGCAGATTGTGATGACGAATCAGATGAAATAAATTGCCCAAAGAAAGATACACCCAA GTGTGTTGTTGGCTACTTTCCATGCCAAGAAGGATACGCTACCTGCATGCTCAACTCTTGGGCATGTGATGGGGATGTGGATTGCCCAGATGGTTCTGATGAGCGTAATTGCA ATACAACATCCAATATCTGTCCAACTGACCACTTTGCTTGCGACAGCAGGCTTTGTATACTGAAAACTAAGGTGTGTGACAGAATTTCAGATTGCCGTGATGGCTCCGATGAAAAGCACTGCGTAG ATTCTGAGACTTGCGATCGCAGTGTGTcatataaatgcaaaaatggATCTTGCATACCACGTCACAAACTTTGTGATCACAGACATGACTGCCCACTTGGAGATGATGAAACAAAAGGATTTAACAAATGTT tttacaacGAATGCAGTCAGCACAACGGCAATTGTTCCCATATATGCACAGATCGACAGCAAGGTTATGAATGCTCGTGTCCGTATGGATATCAGCTGGATAGTACTGGAAAACTATGTGAAG ATATCGATGAATGTGAAGCTGGAAAATATAAGTGCGATCAGAAATGCATCAATATCAAGGGCGATTATAAGTGTGATTGCTATGCTGGGTTTAAACTTGAAGGGTTTTCCAAATGCAAACTTGTAAATTCTTCCAGCCAAAAAGCTTATCTTATTTTCTCagacaaaatcaaaatcagGAGAATCAGCATTAAGAG AGGAAAGTTTATGTCGGTTCTTGCTGATGGTCTAAAACATGTGTCTGGTGTTGCTTTAAACATCAAGAAGCGAACTTTGTTCTGGACTGATCTTAAGGACGAGACAATTAAAAG CAAAGTTATTGACGACAATCTTGCCAGTCCAAAGGCAATGTTCTCAAGCAGCACTGTGCGAACGCCTGTTTCCCTGGCCGTGGATTGGATTAACGAACATCTCTATTGGACTGATTTAACCCTATCGAAGATAACAGTATCATTTACAAATGGGTCATTCCCGAAAACCATTGCAACTGTCAAAGACAACATGTCACCTTTTTCCATAGCAGTTCATCCtgaaaaagg GTATATGTTCGTGAGTTTGTTTGGATCAAGCAAATCCAGAATTGCAAGATACTGGATGAATGGAGAGAAACGGACAGACATTATTACTGAAGACATTGCAGAGGCTAGCGGTATTACCATAG attttcatgaaaatcGGTTGTTTTGGCTGGATGTCAAACTTCGCCGGTTGTCTTCGTGTGACTTTGATGGCAAGAAGAGAAGAACAATTTTAGACGTTTATAATTACCTTCGGCAGCCACGTGGTATTGCGGTCTTGAATGAAAATG TTTACTGGACGGACCAGCATAGCTTGCAGAGTTGCAACAAAATAACGGGGAATAATATAAAGATGATCGATCCTCGTCTTACTTTACCAATGGATTTGCAAGTCGACCACCCAAGCGCGCAACCCAACT TTACGGAGCATTGTCGCCATCACACGTGCCAGTTCTTGTGTCTTCCTATACCTGAAACGACGATAACTTCCGCGCGTTACGCATGTGCCTGTCCCAATGGTTATGTTACCGATCCAGTCGAATCGTCGAAGTGCAAAGAAG TTTCAGCTGTTCCGACATCGTCCAGTGCAGTAACTAAAAAGTCTAGCACTGACATTGTAGACTCAACTCAAGTGATATTAG CCCAATCCACTACTGACAGTCCATCTCCGCCCATTCAAGTTAATCCAGGCATTCAAACCGGCACCAAGGTCGCCATCGTTATTTGCATAATAG GTTCAGCGGCGCTATTATGCGCGACTCTGTGTGGTGCATTCCGTTGGTACCGGAAGCGTTCAATGCGCATGAGCATGAATTTCGACAACCCAGTCTACCGTAAGACCACCACGACAGTACCTGAGGTAAATCACAACGGTTCAGTACCACGCGTGGGATCTCGACTTCACTTGATGGACGACGATCAGCTGGAGGAGGAGAATCGTGAAAGACGGAACTCAGTCGGCTCGGGATCTACCGACGAACACGTTTACCAGCCG GTTCAGAGAGTTTCTACGGAGGGTGACGACATTTCGGAGGTTTCCTTTTCGGATAAGCGTTACTTGGTCTCCTAG
- the LOC143460055 gene encoding low-density lipoprotein receptor-related protein 8-like isoform X3 has product MQYSSKGLNKTMKLRCHLLPTLMLWILYLIFVLCMFEQLMVVDSIGIPCTKENNKFLCENQNCISNKWVCDGEDDCRDNSDELHCNNITCQEQEFRCNNSVCVSRKWLCDGEDDCKDNSDEEPALCNNMTCTDDQFVCEESKKCFPKSWKCDGEADCKDESDEAGCPAQHCKENEFTCKNFECITKIWRCDGEDDCYDGSDEEGCPPRHCQETEFKCSKKEKCIPKAWKCDDDADCDDESDEINCPKKDTPKCVVGYFPCQEGYATCMLNSWACDGDVDCPDGSDERNCNTTSNICPTDHFACDSRLCILKTKVCDRISDCRDGSDEKHCVDSETCDRSVSYKCKNGSCIPRHKLCDHRHDCPLGDDETKGFNKCFYNECSQHNGNCSHICTDRQQGYECSCPYGYQLDSTGKLCEDIDECEAGKYKCDQKCINIKGDYKCDCYAGFKLEGFSKCKLVNSSSQKAYLIFSDKIKIRRISIKRGKFMSVLADGLKHVSGVALNIKKRTLFWTDLKDETIKSSNQATEGDASTVGMSFYSKVIDDNLASPKAMFSSSTVRTPVSLAVDWINEHLYWTDLTLSKITVSFTNGSFPKTIATVKDNMSPFSIAVHPEKGYMFVSLFGSSKSRIARYWMNGEKRTDIITEDIAEASGITIDFHENRLFWLDVKLRRLSSCDFDGKKRRTILDVYNYLRQPRGIAVLNENVYWTDQHSLQSCNKITGNNIKMIDPRLTLPMDLQVDHPSAQPNFTEHCRHHTCQFLCLPIPETTITSARYACACPNGYVTDPVESSKCKEAQSTTDSPSPPIQVNPGIQTGTKVAIVICIIGSAALLCATLCGAFRWYRKRSMRMSMNFDNPVYRKTTTTVPEVNHNGSVPRVGSRLHLMDDDQLEEENRERRNSVGSGSTDEHVYQPVQRVSTEGDDISEVSFSDKRYLVS; this is encoded by the exons atgcaatatAGTAGTAAGGGGcttaataaaacaatgaaattacGGTGTCATTTACTTCCAACTTTAATGTTGTGGATATTGTACTTGATTTTTGTGCTGTGCATGTTTGAACAACTGATGGTTGTAG ACTCCATTGGTATACCTTGCactaaagaaaacaacaaatttttatgtgaaaatcAAAACTGCATATCAAATAAATGGGTGTGTGATGGAGAAGATGATTGTAGAGACAACTCAGATGAACTTCACTGCA ATAACATAACTTGCCAAGAACAGGAATTTCGCTGCAATAATAGCGTCTGTGTATCGCGCAAGTGGCTTTGCGATGGTGAGGACGACTGCAAAGACAATTCAGATGAAGAACCGGCCCTTTGTA ACAACATGACATGTACTGACGACCAGTTTGTATGtgaagaaagcaaaaaatgttttccaaaatCTTGGAAATGTGACGGTGAAGCGGACTGCAAAGATGAAAGTGACGAAGCAGGATGTCCA GCCCAGCACTGCAAAGAAAATGAATTTAcatgcaaaaattttgaatgcaTCACCAAAATTTGGAGGTGTGATGGAGAAGATGACTGTTATGATGGGTCTGATGAGGAAGGCTGTCCACCCAGACATTGCCAAG AGACTGAATTCAAATGCAGCAAAAAGGAGAAGTGCATTCCAAAAGCCTGGAAGTGTGATGATGATGCAGATTGTGATGACGAATCAGATGAAATAAATTGCCCAAAGAAAGATACACCCAA GTGTGTTGTTGGCTACTTTCCATGCCAAGAAGGATACGCTACCTGCATGCTCAACTCTTGGGCATGTGATGGGGATGTGGATTGCCCAGATGGTTCTGATGAGCGTAATTGCA ATACAACATCCAATATCTGTCCAACTGACCACTTTGCTTGCGACAGCAGGCTTTGTATACTGAAAACTAAGGTGTGTGACAGAATTTCAGATTGCCGTGATGGCTCCGATGAAAAGCACTGCGTAG ATTCTGAGACTTGCGATCGCAGTGTGTcatataaatgcaaaaatggATCTTGCATACCACGTCACAAACTTTGTGATCACAGACATGACTGCCCACTTGGAGATGATGAAACAAAAGGATTTAACAAATGTT tttacaacGAATGCAGTCAGCACAACGGCAATTGTTCCCATATATGCACAGATCGACAGCAAGGTTATGAATGCTCGTGTCCGTATGGATATCAGCTGGATAGTACTGGAAAACTATGTGAAG ATATCGATGAATGTGAAGCTGGAAAATATAAGTGCGATCAGAAATGCATCAATATCAAGGGCGATTATAAGTGTGATTGCTATGCTGGGTTTAAACTTGAAGGGTTTTCCAAATGCAAACTTGTAAATTCTTCCAGCCAAAAAGCTTATCTTATTTTCTCagacaaaatcaaaatcagGAGAATCAGCATTAAGAG AGGAAAGTTTATGTCGGTTCTTGCTGATGGTCTAAAACATGTGTCTGGTGTTGCTTTAAACATCAAGAAGCGAACTTTGTTCTGGACTGATCTTAAGGACGAGACAATTAAAAG TTCAAATCAAGCAACTGAAGGAGATGCAAGCACTGTGGGCATGTCCTTTTACAG CAAAGTTATTGACGACAATCTTGCCAGTCCAAAGGCAATGTTCTCAAGCAGCACTGTGCGAACGCCTGTTTCCCTGGCCGTGGATTGGATTAACGAACATCTCTATTGGACTGATTTAACCCTATCGAAGATAACAGTATCATTTACAAATGGGTCATTCCCGAAAACCATTGCAACTGTCAAAGACAACATGTCACCTTTTTCCATAGCAGTTCATCCtgaaaaagg GTATATGTTCGTGAGTTTGTTTGGATCAAGCAAATCCAGAATTGCAAGATACTGGATGAATGGAGAGAAACGGACAGACATTATTACTGAAGACATTGCAGAGGCTAGCGGTATTACCATAG attttcatgaaaatcGGTTGTTTTGGCTGGATGTCAAACTTCGCCGGTTGTCTTCGTGTGACTTTGATGGCAAGAAGAGAAGAACAATTTTAGACGTTTATAATTACCTTCGGCAGCCACGTGGTATTGCGGTCTTGAATGAAAATG TTTACTGGACGGACCAGCATAGCTTGCAGAGTTGCAACAAAATAACGGGGAATAATATAAAGATGATCGATCCTCGTCTTACTTTACCAATGGATTTGCAAGTCGACCACCCAAGCGCGCAACCCAACT TTACGGAGCATTGTCGCCATCACACGTGCCAGTTCTTGTGTCTTCCTATACCTGAAACGACGATAACTTCCGCGCGTTACGCATGTGCCTGTCCCAATGGTTATGTTACCGATCCAGTCGAATCGTCGAAGTGCAAAGAAG CCCAATCCACTACTGACAGTCCATCTCCGCCCATTCAAGTTAATCCAGGCATTCAAACCGGCACCAAGGTCGCCATCGTTATTTGCATAATAG GTTCAGCGGCGCTATTATGCGCGACTCTGTGTGGTGCATTCCGTTGGTACCGGAAGCGTTCAATGCGCATGAGCATGAATTTCGACAACCCAGTCTACCGTAAGACCACCACGACAGTACCTGAGGTAAATCACAACGGTTCAGTACCACGCGTGGGATCTCGACTTCACTTGATGGACGACGATCAGCTGGAGGAGGAGAATCGTGAAAGACGGAACTCAGTCGGCTCGGGATCTACCGACGAACACGTTTACCAGCCG GTTCAGAGAGTTTCTACGGAGGGTGACGACATTTCGGAGGTTTCCTTTTCGGATAAGCGTTACTTGGTCTCCTAG